In the genome of Terriglobia bacterium, the window CTAGGCCGCAGGCACCCCCTTGAAGCCGTAGCAGAGGATCCCGCCGTGCCCCTCGCGCCGGATCTTGCGGAACACCAGCGTGACCTCGGTGCCGGGGAGGACCGTGGCGGGATCGCAGTCGACGACCTGCGTCATCAGACGCGCCCCCTCCGGCGTCTCCACGACGGCCATCGCGTAGGGCGCCTCCATGTGGAACTCGGTCGGGGGCACCACGACCACCGTCGACGTGACGACCTTCCCCTTCCACGAGAGGGCCGTCGGCTCCCAAGCCTCCCCCCGGCACGCGGGACAGACGCGGCGGGCGGGGAAGGCCACCTTTCCGCAGCCCCGGCACCGCGCGGCCTCGAGACGGAAGCGGTTCGGAAGCTCTCGCCAGTATCTCGGGCTCGGCATGGGTCACACCCTCTCGAAGACGTGGACCACGGAGCTGGCTCCGGATCCTCCCATGTTCTGGGCGAGGCCGATGCGGGCGCCCCGGACCTGGCGCTCGCCCGCATCGCCGCGCAGCTGCTCGAAGATCTCGATGGCCTGGGCGATGCCGGTGGCGCCCACCGGATGCCCCTTCGATTTGAGGCCGCCGCTGGTGTTCACCGGGATCTTCCCGCCGAGTCCGGTCACGCCTTTGCGGGCCGAGTGGCGCCCCTCCCCCACGGGCACGAGCCCGAGCGCCTCGATGCAGCAGATCTCGGCGATCGCGAAGCAGTCGTGCACCTCGGCGACCTGCACGTCGGCGGGGCCGATGCCCGCCATCCGGTACGCCCGCTCCGCCGACAGCGCGACCGCGTCGAGGAACGCGGGGTCCTTCCGGTCGGCGAGCGCCAGCGAGCTCGTGGCGAAGCCGACGCCGCGGATCTTCACCGGACGGTCGGTGTACTTCTTCGCCTGATCGAGGGGACACAGCAGCACGGCCGCGGCCCCGTCGCTCACCGGCGAGCAGAGCAGGAGGCGAAGCGGATCGGCCACCATGGACGACCTCAGCACCTCCTCGAGCTTGACCTCGCGGTGGAATTGCGCCTTCGGGTTCAGCGATCCGTGGAGGTGGTTCTTCACCGCGACCCAGGCGAGATCCTCCTCGGTCGTCCCGTGGGCCTGCATGTGGGCCCGGGCGATCATGGCGTACAGCCCGGGGAAGGTGATCCCGTGGTACGCCTCGGTCTCCTGATCGGCGGCGGTCGCGAGGACCGCGGTGACGTCCGCGCCGTCGGTCATCTTCTCGACGCCCCCCGCGAGCACGAGGTCGCTCGCCCCCGACGCGACCTCGAGGAATCCCGAGCGGAGAGCGACCCCGCCGGACGCGCACGCGCACTCGACCCGTGCGGCCGCGGTCCCGGCCATCCCGAGGTGGTCCGCCATCAGCGGGCCGAGGTGCTCCTGGCCCACGAACTGGCCGGCCGCCATGTTCCCGACGTAGATCGAGTCGACCCGGTCGACGCCCGCGCCTCGGAGCGCCTCGCTCGCCGCCTCGACGAAGAGGTCGCGCAGGCTCGATTCCCACAGCTCGCCGAACCGGGTCATCCCGGCCGCAACGATCGCCACCTCGCGCATCGTCCCTCCCTCCCCGTCAGTCGTTGAGGATGATCTTCTCGCGGAACTTGGCGTACTCCCCGTAGGTCAGGTAGCGCCGAGGGCCGTCGAGCATCGAGCGCACGGTGGCCGCCCGGCCGCGGCGCTCGGGCAGGAGCGCGGTCGCCTTGAGGACGAAGGAGTCGCTGCCCGCGCCCGACCCGAACGAGGTGATCAGGATCAGGTCGCCGGGAGACGCCACGTCCAGGACCGCCGCGAGGCCCGTGGGCGAGGAGCCGGAGTACGTGTTCCCCATCGTCGGGACGATCCAGCCGGTCTCGATCTGCTCCTTCTTGAAGCCGAGGTCCTTCCCGGCCTGCATCGGGAACTTCCCATTCGGCATGTGGAAGACCGCGTAGCGGAAGTCGGACGGCTTGAGCCCCGTCTTCGCCAGGATCCCGCGCGTCGCCGCCAGCACGTGCTTGAAGTACGCGGGCTCGCCGGTGAACCGGCCCCCGTGCCGCGGGTAGAACTCGCCCTCCCGCCGCCAGAAATCCGGCGTGTCGGTGGTGAAGCTGTAGGTCTCCAGCACGTCCGCGAGCAGCGCGTCCTTGCCGAACAGGTAGGCGGCCCCGCCGGCGGACGCGGAGAACTCCAGCGCGTCGTTCGGGGCGCCCTGGGAGGTGTCCGCACCGATGCCCATGGCGTACTCGACCCGCCCCGACTCCACGAGGCCGAGCGCGACGAACATCGCCTCGGTCCCGGCCTTGCAGGCGAACTCGAAGTCCGCCACGTGGACCTCGGGCGCGATCCCGAGCGCCTCGACGACGATGGTGCCGCTGGGCTTCACCGCGTACGGGTGCGATTCCGATCCGATGTAGAGCGCCCCGACCCGAGCCGGGTCGATCCCCGCGCGCGCGATCGCCGCCCGTCCGGCCGCGACCGAGATCGTGATCGTGTCCTCGTCGAGGCCGGGCACCGACTTCTCGTTCAGGAGAAGCCCCTTGCGGATCGCGTCGGGGTCCTTGCCCCACTGCGCCGCGATCACCTCGGCCTTGATCCGGTTGCGCGGGACGTACGCGCCGTACCCCACGATTCCCGCCATGTCCCCTCCTCGCCGGAATGAGAGCAGGTTCGCCGTGAACGGAAGAGCGTATCAGATACCGCAAGTACGCGGGAAATTCAACTTCCGCTCATGTCGGAGCGAGGGCGGCGGGGACGGGACGCTCGACGGGCTTGGCGGGGGGGAGGCAACGCGCGCGCCCCGGCCGCGACCGGCCGCGGGCGCGCGCGCCGGGATCGTCGGCTACTTCCGGGCGAGCCGGTAGTTCTCGAGCGCCTGCTCCCAATTCACGACGTTCCACCAAGCTTCGACGTACTCGGGCCGGCGGTTCTGGTACTTGAGGTAGTACGCGTGCTCCCAGACGTCGAGCCCCAGCACCGCCTTCCCTCCGGACATGATGGGCGAGTCCTGGTTCGGGGTCGAGTCGACGAGCAGCTTCCCCCCCTGGAAGTAGAGCCACGCCCAGCCGGAGCCGAATCGGCCGACGGCCGCCTGGGAGAGCTTCGTCTTGAACTCCGCGAAGGAGCCGAATCCCGCCTTGATGGCGTCCGCGAGCTCGCCGAGCGGCTCCCCTCCGCCTCCCTTCTTCATCAGTTTCCAGAACATGTCGTGGTTCAGGTGGCCTCCCCCATTGTTCCGCACGACGGTGCGCACCGATTCCGGGACGCGGTTAAGGTCCGCGAGCAGCACGGGAAGCGCCAGCGACTGGAGCGCCGGCTGCCCTTCGAGGGCCTTGTTCAGATTGTTGACGTAGGCGCCGTGGTGCTTGTCGTGGTGGATCTCCATCGTGCGCGCGTCGATCCACGGCTCGAGCGCGTCGAAGGAGTACGGTAGGGCGGGGAGCTCGTAAGCCATCGAAACCTCCTGGGTTCGAACCCTTCTTATAAAGGACCAAATCAGTCCGCATTCTAGAGTCCGGTTCGCAAAACGGCAAGTCGCTCGGCCCAGCCCGTCGACACGCAGCATATCCATGTACAATCGATCCCCTCATGAACAGGGCACCGCTCATCGCCTCGCTCGCTCTCTCGCTCGCGGCGCTCCCGATTCGCGCGGGAGCGAAGCCCGATCCCGCCGCGGGCCGGCCGCGGACACCGCCTCCCGCCGAGACCCCGGTCGCGGACCGGATCGCGCTCTACGTGTCGGGGCAGCCGGAGTACGGACGGCTCCGGGTCGATCCGCGAAATCGCACCGCCCCCGATGCCCCGGACCGGCTCGTGGTGTTCCACGGCGACGAGCCGGTCCTCGACATCGGACTCCGCAACGAGAGCCGGCTCGTCCACTCGGACCCGTCGTCCGACGACGGGCCCATGGAAGAGGGCGTCGCCGAGAGCGCCGAGATCGCCCCCGACGACCGGTCGGCGGCGATCCTATCGACGCGGTATCGGAGGGCGTCCGCCGACGAGATCCGGCCGCCGGGGTCGAAGGAGCCGCCCCCGCCGACGGGAGCGACGACCCTCACGCTCGTGAACGCCAGGCAGCCGGACGCGCGCTTCAGCGTGTCGATCGAGGATGGCCGTTGGGTCAAGGAGGTCCTGCCGCTCGCGGCGGAGAACGGTCTCGCCGTTTCCACGACGACGGGGCTCGACGCGCCCGCGGACCTCAGGATCTTCGGCGCGGACGGGAAGGAGAGCTTCAGGGTGTCCGAGGTGGAGGCGTCGGTGAAGGACCTCTCCGCCACCAACAACGGAGCGTTCGTCGCGGCCGACCTTGCGTACCCGGCGCGGCCGGGGCTTCCCGAGAGGGGCGTCCTGGTGCTCGACCTGCTGCAGGGCACGCGTTGGACGTACACCTGGTCGTACGGCGCGGACGGCGAGCCGGTCTCGTGGGCCCTCGAGGAAAGCGGCGTCCTCGAAGTGCGGCTGCCCGGACGCATCTTGCGCTTCGACCGGAACGGCACCCCGATCGGCTCGGCGCGCGCGCGATCCGGCCCACCTCCCCGGGCGGGGCGGCGGTGATCGAGGCGCGCGGCCTCCGCAAGTCGTTCGGCGCGATCACGGCGGTGGACGGCGTGTCGTTCGCGCTCCATCGAGGGGAGACGTTCGGTCTCCTCGGCCCGAACGGCGCCGGAAAGACCACGACGATCCTGCTCCTCGTGGGCGCGCTCTCCCCCGATCAAGGCGAGGTCCTCGTGAACGGCGCCACCGATCCGACCCGACCGGGGGTCCGAAGGGCCATCGGGGTGGCCCCCCAGTCCCTCTCGCTCTACGGCGAGCTGACGGCCGAGGAGAACCTCGCGTTCTTCGGGAGGCTGTACGGCCTCCGCGGGCGGGTGCTCGGCGAGCGCGTCGCTCGCGGCCTGGCGTTCGCCGGCCTCGAGCCGCGGCGCGGCGACCGCGTGAGCACGTTCTCCGGCGGCATGCAGCGCCGTCTCAACCTCGCCTGCGCCCTGGTCCACGATCCTCCCCTCCTGCTCCTCGACGAGCCGACGGTCGGCGTCGATCCGCAGTCGCGCAACCACGTCTTCGAGAGCATCGAGGCGCTTCGGCGGGACGGCCGGACGATCCTGTACACGACGCACTACATCGAGGAGGCCCAGCGGCTCTGCGACCGGGTGGCGATCATGGACCACGGCAGGATCCTCGCCCTCGACACCGTGGACCGCCTGATCGAGCGCCACGGCGGGCCCGCGGTGATCGACGCCGTGCTCGCGAAGGCGCCCGAGGACCCTTCGCGGATCCCCTGGCACCTCGACGGGACGTCGCTCCGAATCGAGACGGACCGGCCGCTCGAGGATGTCGCGCGGCTCGCGTCGGCGAATCTCCCGCTGGCGACGCTCAACGTCCGCCGGCCGGACCTCGAGGCGGTGTTCCTGGCCCTCACCGGCCGGACGCTGAGGGACTGATGTCCGGCGCCCTGACCGTCGCCCTCAAGGATCTGCGCCTCCTGGCGCGCGACCGGGCGGGTCTGTTCTGGGTCATCGGGTTCCCGCTGCTGATGGCTTCGCTCTTCGGCGCCATCTTCGGCGGGGGGGGCGAAGGAGGCCGCGGCTCTCTCCCGATCGCCGTGGTGGACGAGGACGGCACCAACGGGTCCCGGGCGTTCGCAGAGGAACTCGGCAAGTCCGAGGCGCTCGTGGTGAAGGCGCTCGCGCGAGCGGACGCGGTGGATCAGGTCCGCAAGGGGAAGCTCGTCGCCTACGTGGCGGTCGGCAAGGGATTCGGCGACTCGCCGCTGGGCGCGCTCTTGGGCGGCCAGGGAGACCCGCTGCTCGAGGTGGGCATCGATCCGTCCCGCCGCGCGGAGGCCGGATACCTCGAGGGAATCTTGATGGAGGCGTCGTTCCGCCTCCTCATGGACCGTTTCGCCGATCCCAAGAGCCTGCAGGGACCGGTGCGGAAGTCCATCGCGGAGCTGGACGGGGCGAGCGGCCTCCCGCCCGGACAGCGCGAGGTGCTCAAGGGCTTCCTCGGGGACCTCGATCGCTTCCTCGGCACCGTGGAGCCCGGCACCGTGAAGCGGGGCCCCGCGGCGACCTCGTCCAAGATCAAGATCGTGGCGGTGGCGAGGCAGGGAAGCGAGCCGCGCACCGCGTACGAGGTCTCGTTTCCCCAGGCGATCATCTGGGGACTCCTCGGCTGCGTCTCGACGTTCGCGATCTCGATCGTCACGGAGCGCGTGAACGGCACCTACCTCAGGCTCCGGCTCTCGCCGCTCTCGCGCGTTGAGATCCTGGGCGGGAAGGCCCTGGCGTGCTTCGCCGCTTCGTGTGGGGTCGTGGTCCTGCTCCTCGTGGTCGGCCGCCTCCTGTTCGGCGTCCGTCTCGAGAATCCCGCGGGCGTGGTCCTCGCGCTGCTCTGCTCCGCGACCTGCTTCGTCGGGATCATGATGTTCCTGAGCACGCTGGGGAAGACGCAGCAGTCGG includes:
- a CDS encoding superoxide dismutase; its protein translation is MAYELPALPYSFDALEPWIDARTMEIHHDKHHGAYVNNLNKALEGQPALQSLALPVLLADLNRVPESVRTVVRNNGGGHLNHDMFWKLMKKGGGGEPLGELADAIKAGFGSFAEFKTKLSQAAVGRFGSGWAWLYFQGGKLLVDSTPNQDSPIMSGGKAVLGLDVWEHAYYLKYQNRRPEYVEAWWNVVNWEQALENYRLARK
- a CDS encoding OB-fold domain-containing protein, which translates into the protein MPSPRYWRELPNRFRLEAARCRGCGKVAFPARRVCPACRGEAWEPTALSWKGKVVTSTVVVVPPTEFHMEAPYAMAVVETPEGARLMTQVVDCDPATVLPGTEVTLVFRKIRREGHGGILCYGFKGVPAA
- a CDS encoding thiolase domain-containing protein — protein: MREVAIVAAGMTRFGELWESSLRDLFVEAASEALRGAGVDRVDSIYVGNMAAGQFVGQEHLGPLMADHLGMAGTAAARVECACASGGVALRSGFLEVASGASDLVLAGGVEKMTDGADVTAVLATAADQETEAYHGITFPGLYAMIARAHMQAHGTTEEDLAWVAVKNHLHGSLNPKAQFHREVKLEEVLRSSMVADPLRLLLCSPVSDGAAAVLLCPLDQAKKYTDRPVKIRGVGFATSSLALADRKDPAFLDAVALSAERAYRMAGIGPADVQVAEVHDCFAIAEICCIEALGLVPVGEGRHSARKGVTGLGGKIPVNTSGGLKSKGHPVGATGIAQAIEIFEQLRGDAGERQVRGARIGLAQNMGGSGASSVVHVFERV
- a CDS encoding ABC transporter ATP-binding protein, which gives rise to MIEARGLRKSFGAITAVDGVSFALHRGETFGLLGPNGAGKTTTILLLVGALSPDQGEVLVNGATDPTRPGVRRAIGVAPQSLSLYGELTAEENLAFFGRLYGLRGRVLGERVARGLAFAGLEPRRGDRVSTFSGGMQRRLNLACALVHDPPLLLLDEPTVGVDPQSRNHVFESIEALRRDGRTILYTTHYIEEAQRLCDRVAIMDHGRILALDTVDRLIERHGGPAVIDAVLAKAPEDPSRIPWHLDGTSLRIETDRPLEDVARLASANLPLATLNVRRPDLEAVFLALTGRTLRD
- a CDS encoding ABC transporter permease — its product is MSGALTVALKDLRLLARDRAGLFWVIGFPLLMASLFGAIFGGGGEGGRGSLPIAVVDEDGTNGSRAFAEELGKSEALVVKALARADAVDQVRKGKLVAYVAVGKGFGDSPLGALLGGQGDPLLEVGIDPSRRAEAGYLEGILMEASFRLLMDRFADPKSLQGPVRKSIAELDGASGLPPGQREVLKGFLGDLDRFLGTVEPGTVKRGPAATSSKIKIVAVARQGSEPRTAYEVSFPQAIIWGLLGCVSTFAISIVTERVNGTYLRLRLSPLSRVEILGGKALACFAASCGVVVLLLVVGRLLFGVRLENPAGVVLALLCSATCFVGIMMFLSTLGKTQQSVAGAGWAILLIMSMLGGGMIPLIAMPGWMRSVASFSPVKWAVLSMEGAIWRGFGVREMLLPSAILLAVGAAGFALGIIRLRRADG
- a CDS encoding hydroxymethylglutaryl-CoA synthase; protein product: MAGIVGYGAYVPRNRIKAEVIAAQWGKDPDAIRKGLLLNEKSVPGLDEDTITISVAAGRAAIARAGIDPARVGALYIGSESHPYAVKPSGTIVVEALGIAPEVHVADFEFACKAGTEAMFVALGLVESGRVEYAMGIGADTSQGAPNDALEFSASAGGAAYLFGKDALLADVLETYSFTTDTPDFWRREGEFYPRHGGRFTGEPAYFKHVLAATRGILAKTGLKPSDFRYAVFHMPNGKFPMQAGKDLGFKKEQIETGWIVPTMGNTYSGSSPTGLAAVLDVASPGDLILITSFGSGAGSDSFVLKATALLPERRGRAATVRSMLDGPRRYLTYGEYAKFREKIILND